The following coding sequences lie in one Thermoanaerobaculia bacterium genomic window:
- a CDS encoding type II secretion system protein GspG codes for MKSSRKGGITLIELVVVVTVIAILTMVAVSAVLYGLKEARQKVSMGELQEVARALELYQVDNDGYPPLGVPPVAIAALEPYLVPAYIQSLPEHDPWGHTYIYSRATPMEGAWRVEPGGGKLNTTYFLLCSGMDGAVENDLSTLFPGIPTEEPLDKYDEDIVISQASFIHLP; via the coding sequence ATGAAATCGAGCCGAAAGGGAGGGATTACCCTCATTGAACTCGTAGTTGTTGTTACCGTGATCGCCATTCTGACCATGGTGGCTGTCAGTGCGGTTCTGTATGGACTCAAGGAGGCCCGCCAGAAGGTGAGCATGGGGGAACTTCAGGAAGTCGCCCGGGCTCTCGAACTCTACCAGGTGGACAACGACGGATATCCTCCCCTGGGTGTTCCCCCCGTCGCCATCGCCGCTCTGGAACCCTATCTGGTGCCAGCCTATATCCAGTCTCTACCGGAGCATGATCCATGGGGTCATACCTATATCTATTCCAGGGCAACCCCGATGGAAGGCGCATGGCGTGTGGAACCGGGTGGTGGAAAGTTGAACACCACCTATTTTCTCCTCTGTTCCGGTATGGACGGAGCTGTCGAGAACGATCTCAGCACGCTCTTTCCAGGGATACCCACCGAAGAACCCCTTGACAAATACGATGAGGATATCGTCATCAGTCAGGCTTCCTTTATTCACCTTCCCTGA